CCATGTACGAAGAGGATGACCTGATCCCCCTGTCGGCCCTGCAACATTTCGTGGTCTGCCCGAGGCAGTGCGCCTTGATCCACCTGGAACAGCTCTGGATCGAAAACAGCCGCACCGCCGAGGGCCGGGCGGCTCACGAACGGGTCGACCGGGGCGGAGCGGAGCAGCGCGACGGACAGCACCGGGCATTCGGCATGTCCCTGCGCAGCCTCGCCCTCGGCCTCGTGGGCAAAGCCGACGCGGTGGAGTTCCATCCCGCAGCCAACGGCGAGGCCGTCCCGTTTCCGGTCGAGCATAAGCGCGGTCGCCCGAAAAAAGGCGACGAGGACCGGGTGCAACTCTGTGCCCAAGCTCTGTGCCTGGAAGAGGTGCTCGGGATTCCGGTACCCGCCGGGGCGCTATTCTATGGCGAGAAGCGGCGGCGGCTGGAGGTCTCCTTCGATGCCGCCCTGCGCGCCCGCACGGCAGCGGTCGCAGCATCGGTGCGGGCGATGTTCGAGGCGAACACCACTCCACCGCCTCCGGACGCTGCCCCCTGTCGCAATTGCTCACTCGAACCGGCCTGCCGCCCGGACACGCGCGGTCGGTCTGTCGCCCGCTGGCTGGCCCGCCGTCTGGCCGAGGAGGACACATGAAACATCACCTGAACACACTTTACGTCACCACTGAGGGTACCTATCTGGCCAAGGACGGCGAATGCATCGTCGCCAAGGTTGATAGCGCGGTGCGGGCGCGAATCCCTATTGGCGGCTTGGAAAGTGTCGTCTGTTTGGGCCGGGTTTCACACAGTCCGCAGCTCCTGGAGCATTGCGCGGCGAACGGCGTGGCTCTCACCCATCTCTCCCAAAGCGGGCGTTTCATGGCCCGCCTGGAAGGGCCGACCTCGGGCAACGTGTTGATCCGCCGCGCCCAATACCGTTGGGCCGACGATCCAACTCGAAGCGCCGGACTGGCACGGGCCTTCCTCACCGGCAAGCTCGCCAATGCCCGTCAGGTGCTGCAACGGGGGGCCAGGGAGAAGGACGATCCAGACCTCAACGCCGCTGCCGACCGCCTCGGGAGACTGCTCCGCCGCCTGCCCGGCGAGGCCACGGTGGACGGCCTGCGTGGTCTGGAGGGAGAGGCCGGACGGACCTATTGGGCGGCCTTCCCGAAACTGATCGGCGGCGATCCGGTTTTCGTCTTCACCGCACGCAGCCGCCGCCCGCCGCTGGACCCGATGAACGCCCTGCTGTCGTTCCTCTACACCCTGCTCGCCCATGACGTGCGCGGTGCCCTGGAAACGGCGGGGCTCGACCCGCAGGTCGGTTTTCTGCACCGCGACCGCCCAGGGCGACCAGGGCTGGCGCTCGATCTGATGGAGGAGTTTCGCGCCGTGATCGCCGACCGTCTGGCCCTGTCGCTGGTCAATCGGGGGCAGGTGCGGGGCAAGGGTTTCAAGGTGCTGGACGGCGGTGGGGTGGTGATGGACGACGCCACCCGGCGCACTGTCATCGAAGCCTGGCAGGAACGCAAGAAAGACGAACGACGGCACCCGTTCCTCGACGAACCGGCGACGCTGGGTCTGTTCTGGCATTGGCAGGCCCTTTTGCTAAAGCGCCATCTGCGCGGCGACCTGGACGGCTATCCGCCGTGTTTGTGGCGCTAGCGCGTGTCGGGTCCAATCGGCCCCGCTAGACACGCGCGACCTTATTGGAATCGATCACGACGTGATCTAGGAGGCAGCGATGTTAGTCTTGATCAGCTACGACGTGGAAACCACCGACCGGGCCGGACGCCGTCGTTTGCGTCGGATCGCCAAGGCCTGCCAGGACCATGGGCAGCGAGTGCAGTTCTCGGTGTTTGAATGCGAGGTGACGCCCGCCGCCTGGACAGCCCTGCGCGCCCGACTGCTCGACGAAATGGACCCCAAGAAGGATAGCCTGCGGTTCTATTTTCTAGGCGCGGAGGGGAAACGCCGCATTGAGCATCAAGGCAACCGGGTGCCCCTAGACCTGGAAGGACCATTATTGCTGTAGGCTCTGCGCGAACCCCTAGCAGGGGCGGATTCCCCGGGAGGTTCGCGCAGGGCATAACTTATTGATGTTGTTTGACATTGTTTGGCAGAATGAACGACGCAAGACGGTTGTCGCCGGATTTTGCGAAGACTCCGCGCGAATCACGTCTTTTCCCTTTGCGTCGCAGGAGGTTATCCTGACGGCGTCGCCCCCACACGGGGGCGCGGATTGAAACCCAAATCCCCGCCGACGGCCGCCCGCACGGCTTGTCGCCCCCACACGGGGGCGCGGATTGAAACTGCAACGTGGCAGTGGACAGTGCGCTTGCACTGTGGGTCGCCCCCACACGGGGGCGCGGATTGAAACGAGACGGTGCGCCCGGTGGTGGTGGTGGCGGTGTCGGTCGCCCCCACACGGGGGCGCGGATTGAAACACGTCGGCAGGCCCGGCCCCTGGGGCAACCCCTTCGGTCGCCCCCACACGGGGGCGCGGATTGAAACGTTTTGATGCGCAGGAACAGCACCAGCAAAGCGGCGTCGCCCCCACACGGGGGCGCGGATTGAAACGGTTGATACGGTCATATCCTCGGCCCTGGTTAAGTCGCCCCCACACGGGGGCGCGGATTGAAACATTGCGGGATACAAGGCCATAGCGCCTTGCACAAGTCGCCCCCACACGGGGGCGCGGATTGAAACATGGCCCGCAGGGGTGGGGTAAAGCCCTCAGTCGGGGCGTCGCCCCCACACGGGGGCGCGGATTGAAACTCCGTCGCGGGATGCCGAAAGCGGCATGGTCCGCGTCGCCCCCACACGGGGGCGCGGATTGAAACAGATCCACCGTTGTCCGTCGTCCGACAATGTCGTGTCGCCCCCACACGGGGGCGCGGATTGAAACCGTCCACTGCGGACAAGGTCGCTCAGGCCGCTGCCGTCGCCCCCACACGGGGGCGCGGATTGAAACATCGTCGCCTCCTCGGCGTGCCAGGCGCTCCACCTGTCGCCCCCACACGGGGGCGCGGATTGAAACTCGATCTGGGCCTGCCAGTCAGCCATGCGACCGGGTCGCCCCCACACGGGGGCGCGGATTGAAACAGCATAGGCACGCGACCGAAGGCAATCCCTGAAGTCGCCCCCACACGGGGGCGCGGATTGAAACTGTAGCCACCGCAAACCCCGACCGCCGTGGCGGTGTCGCCCCCACACGGGGGCGCGGATTGAAACGAGGCCGCCAATGGTCGGGAGGTCTCTTGATGGAGTCGCCCCCACACGGGGGCGCGGATTGAAACCCGCCCCAGGTGCCGCTCCAGGGCATCGACCGAAGTCGCCCCCACACGGGGGCGCGGATTGAAACACGGTGTTTGGGCAGGCGGTGACCTGGGGGAAGATGTCGCCCCCACACGGGGGCGCGGATTGAAACCGTGGAGCGCCACGGGGGAGGGGCCGGACTCGTGTCGCCCCCACACGGGGGCGCGGATTGAAACAAACTTGTTGCCGTGTTGAGAGAAATTGTCCCGCGTCGCCCCCACACGGGGGCGCGGATTGAAACTTCCGCGCGGCCTCTATTACGCCAACAGCTCGGGCGTCGCCCCCACACGGGGGCGCGGATTGAAACGCGCCTCCATGGCCGACCTGTTCGACCCGGAGGGTCGCCCCCACACGGGGGCGCGGATTGAAACTGGAGTTCCACAAGCGTCTGAGAGCGTGCTGTATGTCGCCCCCACACGGGGGCGCGGATTGAAACGATTTCTCCCCGCTTTGTCCACAGAAAGTAGCCAGTCGCCCCCACACGGGGGCGCGGATTGAAACCAACTGGTAACGGGCCATGTCGGTACGGACGCTAAGTCGCCCCCACACGGGGGCGCGGATTGAAACTGTTGCGCCGCCCATCTCACCCTCCTTTACGCGGCAGGTCGCCCCCACACGGGGGCGCGGATTGAAACCCAGCATAGATGATAGCCCAGGCCCAAGGCTGTCGTCGCCCCCACACGGGGGCGCGGATTGAAACGGTCCAGGTGCGTAAGGTCTGCTGCGGATCTGTGTCGCCCCCACACGGGGGCGCGGATTGAAACATCCAGATCAAGGACGGGAGGGGGGCGAAAATTTGCGTCGCCCCCACACGGGGGCGCGGATTGAAACACAACGGTCTCGCCGTTCTTGCGGACGTGGATGGGTCGCCCCCACACGGGGGCGCGGATTGAAACTTTTTGGGGTGAACGTTGCTGAGCGTTCGCGAGATGTCGCCCCCACACGGGGGCGCGGATTGAAACTCAAGTGCCCGCGCCTGGTCGAGAAGGTGACGGGTCGCCCCCACACGGGGGCGCGGATTGAAACCATCGCGCCCATCTCGCCATTGAGCACCAGCGTTTGTCGCCCCCACACGGGGGCGCGGATTGAAACTCCGTACCGCCGACGGCCTGTGCGGCCCTCTTTACGTCGCCCCCACACGGGGGCGCGGATTGAAACCTCCAGGGCCAGTCGCTGGGAGGTCTGGTCATGGGTCGCCCCCACACGGGGGCGCGGATTGAAACTGAATACCGTCGATGCCAACGTGGTTGGCCCCAAGTCGCCCCCACACGGGGGCGCGGATTGAAACGGCAACGGGGCGGGCAAAAAGGGCCTGCTCGCCGGTCGCCCCCACACGGGGGCGCGGATTGAAACCTGAAAAGCGTCAAGGCGTGCCGGGCCATGTTCCGTCGCCCCCCACACGGGGGCAAGGATACTTTTAAATCCGCCTCTTAGAGATTAAGTAGCCCGAACAGCAAGATTGGGGGCTCGCCGCAATCCGCTTCGCAGCGATGTTCTAATGTCGCATGGATGATTGCCATATGATTGCCGGGCGCCGTTCTTTTCAAACGAATAACAGTATAAGTCGTTGAAAAAAATGGCGCACCCGACAGGATTCGAACCTGTGACCTCTGCCTTCGGAGGGCAGCACTCTATCCAGCTGAGCTACGGGTGCTCGGACCTTGGGCCCACCGGGACAAGGTCGTAGGCGGTGATACACCGGATTGCCCATACCAATCAAGTCGTGATCCCCTCCCGCCCCGCTTTTCCTTGACCACCGCTTGTGCCCTTCTCACAATGCGAGCCATGACAGAACCATTGGATTGTGCGGTCATTGGAGCCGGAGTG
The sequence above is drawn from the Magnetospira sp. QH-2 genome and encodes:
- the cas4 gene encoding CRISPR-associated protein Cas4, which encodes MYEEDDLIPLSALQHFVVCPRQCALIHLEQLWIENSRTAEGRAAHERVDRGGAEQRDGQHRAFGMSLRSLALGLVGKADAVEFHPAANGEAVPFPVEHKRGRPKKGDEDRVQLCAQALCLEEVLGIPVPAGALFYGEKRRRLEVSFDAALRARTAAVAASVRAMFEANTTPPPPDAAPCRNCSLEPACRPDTRGRSVARWLARRLAEEDT
- the cas1c gene encoding type I-C CRISPR-associated endonuclease Cas1c, giving the protein MKHHLNTLYVTTEGTYLAKDGECIVAKVDSAVRARIPIGGLESVVCLGRVSHSPQLLEHCAANGVALTHLSQSGRFMARLEGPTSGNVLIRRAQYRWADDPTRSAGLARAFLTGKLANARQVLQRGAREKDDPDLNAAADRLGRLLRRLPGEATVDGLRGLEGEAGRTYWAAFPKLIGGDPVFVFTARSRRPPLDPMNALLSFLYTLLAHDVRGALETAGLDPQVGFLHRDRPGRPGLALDLMEEFRAVIADRLALSLVNRGQVRGKGFKVLDGGGVVMDDATRRTVIEAWQERKKDERRHPFLDEPATLGLFWHWQALLLKRHLRGDLDGYPPCLWR
- the cas2 gene encoding CRISPR-associated endonuclease Cas2; this encodes MLVLISYDVETTDRAGRRRLRRIAKACQDHGQRVQFSVFECEVTPAAWTALRARLLDEMDPKKDSLRFYFLGAEGKRRIEHQGNRVPLDLEGPLLL